The proteins below are encoded in one region of Bremerella sp. P1:
- a CDS encoding ATP-grasp domain-containing protein: protein MVQRIGLIGASCRAMAASLVRGGFSVTAADMFADYDLGQIGEVKGLRNYPWSARRWLRETELDAWCYTGGLENYPRLIERMAAEKRLLGNSPQTLRMVRDPFWLADLAKRYGFEFPETCRVHDPDYDPIHPRPSDQWLLKPYRSAGGLNIERVSALPALAHRFYLQRKLPGVPMSAVVLSTSQGCQIVGVNRLHGGNEFGAPGPYVFVGAITLGTPSTIALDPIVRAIHDEAGMIGLWGIDFLQTDRPTLLEVNPRWTASIALHERMRENPLMPCHIQACLDAEVKLSERFAYWSSGARIVYASQRLEFTDRMLRKIQEAFSLTEESFLANPRVGDIPMPGTIIDVGSPVCTLYADGKTEELAEEELRSSQEMLEEIIYAGF from the coding sequence ATGGTACAGCGAATCGGATTGATCGGTGCTAGTTGCCGAGCCATGGCCGCATCTCTTGTGCGTGGCGGGTTTTCCGTCACCGCTGCCGATATGTTTGCCGACTATGACTTGGGGCAGATCGGTGAGGTCAAGGGCTTGCGCAACTATCCCTGGTCGGCTCGAAGATGGCTGCGCGAGACGGAACTGGATGCTTGGTGCTACACAGGTGGGCTAGAGAATTACCCCCGGTTAATCGAGCGGATGGCCGCCGAGAAGCGGTTGCTGGGTAATTCGCCGCAGACACTGCGAATGGTTCGCGATCCGTTCTGGCTGGCGGACTTAGCAAAACGCTATGGTTTTGAATTTCCGGAAACGTGTCGTGTTCATGATCCGGACTATGATCCCATCCATCCCAGGCCAAGTGATCAGTGGCTGCTCAAGCCGTATCGATCGGCCGGCGGATTAAATATCGAAAGGGTGAGTGCCTTGCCGGCGTTGGCTCACCGATTCTATTTGCAGCGGAAGTTGCCGGGCGTGCCGATGTCCGCCGTGGTCTTGTCGACCTCACAAGGATGCCAGATCGTGGGTGTTAATCGGCTGCACGGGGGAAACGAGTTCGGAGCTCCTGGTCCGTATGTTTTTGTTGGAGCGATTACCCTAGGAACACCGTCGACGATCGCGCTCGATCCGATTGTCCGTGCCATTCATGACGAGGCAGGCATGATTGGGCTTTGGGGAATCGACTTTCTGCAAACCGATCGTCCGACACTGCTCGAAGTCAATCCTCGTTGGACGGCGAGTATCGCTTTGCATGAGCGGATGCGAGAGAATCCTTTGATGCCTTGTCATATTCAGGCTTGTCTTGATGCGGAGGTCAAACTGAGCGAGCGGTTCGCCTATTGGTCCAGTGGAGCCAGGATTGTCTATGCGTCGCAGCGGTTGGAGTTTACTGATCGGATGCTGCGCAAGATTCAGGAGGCATTCTCACTGACCGAAGAAAGTTTTCTCGCCAATCCGAGAGTTGGTGATATTCCCATGCCGGGGACAATCATCGATGTTGGCAGCCCCGTTTGCACGTTGTATGCCGACGGTAAGACCGAGGAATTGGCCGAAGAAGAATTGCGAAGTAGCCAAGAGATGCTCGAGGAGATCATCTACGCTGGGTTTTAG
- a CDS encoding lysophospholipid acyltransferase family protein: protein MPVCVADNSDLHFVPPNPDQELNVSLVLGLVVSTLLVAFTVLWLFARRTEYTIVQFLLDRTAFILLRFLWHTKAPYGLPLSEDQGAVIVANHRSSVDPFFIHLAAKRRVRWFVAREFFSNWFFGWFLNETGAIPTRRGGIDNASIREAVRLLHEGKWVGVLPEGRINTSDQFMMPVRPGAALLARKADVPILPVYIQGAPYNKTVTSPFFMRAQVQITVGDLIYPSDFESDKEMIVAAVKAIAQLAGQADYEPTLAGKKWKPTPEELAQNHQSPED, encoded by the coding sequence GTGCCCGTGTGTGTCGCTGACAATTCCGATTTGCACTTTGTACCCCCTAATCCCGATCAAGAATTGAACGTTTCGTTGGTACTCGGCTTGGTAGTATCCACCTTACTGGTGGCATTTACCGTGCTTTGGCTTTTCGCTCGCCGTACAGAGTACACCATAGTCCAATTTCTGTTAGATCGCACGGCTTTTATCTTATTGCGATTCCTTTGGCATACTAAGGCCCCCTACGGACTACCGCTATCGGAGGATCAAGGCGCGGTCATTGTTGCGAACCATCGAAGTAGCGTAGATCCCTTTTTTATCCACCTGGCCGCCAAACGAAGAGTCCGCTGGTTTGTGGCCAGAGAGTTCTTTAGCAACTGGTTTTTCGGTTGGTTCCTGAACGAAACCGGCGCTATTCCTACACGTCGCGGAGGAATCGACAACGCATCGATTCGCGAAGCGGTCAGGCTCCTCCACGAGGGAAAATGGGTAGGCGTATTGCCGGAGGGACGAATCAATACCTCGGACCAGTTTATGATGCCCGTTCGCCCTGGTGCGGCACTTTTGGCCCGCAAAGCGGACGTCCCGATCCTCCCGGTCTACATTCAGGGTGCCCCCTATAACAAGACGGTGACCAGTCCCTTCTTCATGCGAGCCCAGGTTCAAATCACCGTGGGTGACCTGATCTACCCAAGTGATTTCGAATCGGACAAAGAGATGATTGTGGCGGCAGTCAAAGCGATCGCCCAGTTGGCTGGCCAAGCCGACTACGAACCAACCCTGGCCGGCAAGAAGTGGAAACCAACGCCGGAAGAGTTGGCCCAGAATCACCAGTCCCCAGAGGACTAA
- a CDS encoding YfcE family phosphodiesterase, which produces MQIGIVSDTHGHSRFAQSAAYMLETFSVEQVLHCGDIGSTGVVEIFSKWPTHYVYGNTDDSRSVLQEEIEASGGRYYGQVADIELGGRRIGMTHGDDPALLMRMIRSEEYDLVCSGHTHQVNVRQVGHTLVLNPGALFRAVRHTIAIVDLVTMHHEIVEV; this is translated from the coding sequence GTGCAAATCGGAATTGTCAGCGACACACACGGGCACAGTCGTTTTGCCCAGTCCGCTGCATACATGCTGGAAACGTTCTCAGTAGAGCAAGTTTTGCACTGCGGTGATATCGGGAGTACGGGCGTCGTCGAGATTTTCTCGAAGTGGCCGACACACTATGTCTACGGAAATACCGATGATAGCCGAAGTGTGCTCCAAGAGGAGATCGAAGCAAGTGGAGGCCGCTATTATGGCCAAGTTGCCGACATCGAGCTTGGCGGCCGCCGGATAGGCATGACCCATGGAGACGATCCGGCCCTATTGATGCGAATGATCCGCAGCGAAGAGTATGACCTGGTCTGCTCGGGTCATACTCACCAGGTGAATGTGCGCCAGGTTGGGCATACGCTGGTTCTAAATCCTGGAGCACTCTTTCGCGCTGTCAGGCACACGATTGCCATCGTCGATCTTGTGACCATGCATCACGAGATCGTGGAAGTTTAG
- the rimI gene encoding ribosomal protein S18-alanine N-acetyltransferase, whose protein sequence is MSQISQRTLPVHIRWMIRRDMQEVLDIESLSFEYAWSEEEFVKCLRERNCIGMVAEHEDRIAGYMIYEILNTRLHLLNLAVAPSMRRAGVGRQMIGKLVSKLTHRRRRQILLEVRETNLEAQKFFRSLDFKAISLLRDFYEDTTEDAYLMQYKQMEAGGYTPVNRIARLAS, encoded by the coding sequence ATGAGTCAAATTAGTCAACGAACTTTGCCTGTTCATATCCGCTGGATGATTCGACGCGATATGCAAGAGGTTCTCGATATTGAAAGCCTCAGCTTCGAATACGCCTGGAGTGAAGAAGAGTTCGTCAAATGCCTTCGTGAACGCAACTGCATCGGTATGGTTGCCGAGCACGAAGACCGCATTGCCGGCTACATGATCTATGAGATCCTCAATACTCGATTGCACCTGTTGAATCTCGCCGTCGCTCCTTCGATGCGTCGTGCTGGTGTTGGTCGCCAGATGATCGGCAAACTGGTTTCCAAGTTGACTCATCGTCGACGACGCCAGATCCTTCTCGAAGTTCGCGAAACGAACCTGGAAGCTCAGAAGTTTTTCCGCAGTCTCGACTTCAAAGCGATTTCACTGCTGCGTGACTTCTACGAAGACACGACTGAAGACGCCTACCTGATGCAATACAAGCAGATGGAAGCAGGCGGATACACTCCGGTCAACCGAATCGCACGTCTGGCCAGCTAA